Proteins encoded within one genomic window of Macrotis lagotis isolate mMagLag1 chromosome 3, bilby.v1.9.chrom.fasta, whole genome shotgun sequence:
- the LOC141516669 gene encoding olfactory receptor 5B12-like yields the protein MDKTYMENGSEVKEFILMGLTDAPELQVPLFIMFTVIYLITLVGNLGMVVIIFWDSHLHTPMYFFLSNLSLVDFGYSTAVTPKVMAELLTGNKIISYNGCAAQIFFFAAFATVENYLLAAMAYDRYVAVCKPLHYTTKMTSGVCAGLVISSYFCGFLNSSIHIGDTFSLHYCSSNVIPHFFCDLPPLLALSCSDTHIIQLVIFFVVGFNVFFAIFIILISYLMVFIAILRMPTAEGRQKAFSTCASHLTAVSIFYGTVIFMYLQPSSSHSMDTDKMASVFYAMIIPMLNPLIYSLRNKEVKNAFSKVVKGAKSSLGL from the exons ATGGATA AGACATATATGGAGAATGGCTCAGAGGTGAAAGAGTTCATCCTCATGGGATTAACCGATGCTCCAGAGCTTCAAGTGCCCCTCTTCATAATGTTCACCGTCATCTACCTCATCACTCTGGTGGGAAACCTGGGAATGGTAGTCATTATCTTCTGGGATTCTCATCTCCATACACCCATGTACTTTTTTCTCAGTAACCTCTCTCTGGTAGATTTTGGCTACTCCACAGCTGTTACTCCTAAAGTGATGGCTGAGTTGCTCACAGGAAATAAAATCATCTCCTACAATGGATGTGCTGCACAAATATTCTTCTTTGCAGCCTTTGCCactgttgaaaattatctccTGGCTGCTATGGCTTATGATCGCTATGTAGCTGTGTGTAAGCCCCTCCATTACACCACCAAGATGACATCTGGTGTGTGTGCTGGCCTAGTCATCAGTTCCTATTTCTGTGGTTTTCTGAACTCCTCCATTCACATAGGAGACACCTTCAGCCTCCACTACTGTAGTTCCAATGTGATTCCTCACTTTTTCTGCGACCTTCCACCCCTCTTGGCTCTCTCTTGCTCTGACACACACATCATTcaattagtgattttttttgttgttggattcaatgtcttttttgccattttcatcATACTGATATCCTATTTAATGGTTTTTATTGCCATCTTAAGAATGCCCACAGCTGAAGGTCGCCAGAAAGCATTTTCAACCTGTGCTTCCCACCTCACAGCTGTGTCCATTTTCTATGGGACAGTTATCTTCATGTATTTACAACCCAGTTCTAGTCATTCCATGGACACAGACAAAATGGCTTCAGTGTTTTATGCAATGATCATCCCCATGCTAAACCCTCTCATCTACAGCTTGAGGAACAAGGAAGTTAAAAATGCTTTTAGTAAAGTTGTTAAGGGTGCAAAGTCTTCATTAGGCCTCTGA
- the LOC141516670 gene encoding olfactory receptor 5B2-like — translation MENGSEVKEFIFVGLTDAPELQVPLFIIFTVIYLITLVGNLGMVVIISWDSRFHTPMYFLISNLSLVDFGYSTAVTPKVMAELLTGNKIISYNGCAAQMFFFVAFATVESYLLAAMAYDRQVAVCKPLHYTTKMTSGVCSGLVISSYFCGFLNASIHIGGTFSVHFCSSNVIPHFFCDFPPVVALSCSDTHVIELVSIFVVGFNAFFAIFIIVMSYLMIFIAILRMHSAEGHKKTFSTCASHLTAVSIFYGTIIFMYLQPSSSHSMDTDKMASVFYTMIIPMLNPLIYSLRNKEVKSAFSKVVERTKSSLGL, via the coding sequence atggagaatgGCTCAGAGGTAAAAGAGTTTATTTTTGTGGGATTAACAGATGCTCCAGAGCTTCAAGTGCCCCTCTTCATAATATTCACTGTCATCTACCTCATCACTCTGGTGGGGAACCTGGGAATGGTGGTCATTATCTCTTGGGACTCTCGTTTCCACACACCCATGTACTTTCTCATCAGTAATCTCTCTCTTGTAGATTTTGGTTATTCCACAGCTGTTACTCCTAAAGTGATGGCTGAGTTGCTCACAGGAAATAAAATCATCTCCTACAATGGATGTGCTGCACAAATGTTCTTCTTTGTAGCCTTTGCCACTGTTGAAAGTTATCTCCTGGCTGCTATGGCTTATGATCGCCAGGTAGCTGTGTGTAAGCCCCTCCATTACACCACCAAGATGACATCTGGTGTGTGTTCTGGTCTAGTCATCAGTTCCTATTTCTGTGGCTTTCTGAATGCCTCCATTCACATAGGAGGCACCTTTAGTGTCCACTTCTGTAGTTCCAATGTGATTCCTCACTTTTTCTGTGATTTTCCTCCTGTTGTGGCTCTCTCCTGCTCTGATACACATGTCATTGAATTAGTGAGCATTTTTGTTGTGGGATTCAATGCcttttttgccattttcatcATAGTTATGTCCTACTTAATGATTTTTATCGCCATTTTGAGAATGCACTCAGCTGAGGGCCACAAGAAAACATTTTCAACCTGTGCTTCCCACCTCACCGCTGTGTCCATATTCTATGGGACAATCATCTTCATGTATTTACAGCCCAGTTCTAGTCATTCCATGGACACAGACAAAATGGCTTCAGTGTTTTACACAATGATCATCCCCATGCTAAACCCTCTCATCTACAGCTTGAGGAACAAGGAAGTTAAAAGTGCTTTTAGTAAAGTTGTTGAGCGTACAAAATCTTCATTAGGCCTctga